The Candidatus Thorarchaeota archaeon genome includes a window with the following:
- a CDS encoding alanyl-tRNA editing protein: MTELLHMKDNYLREFDATVLESTPSYIVLDRTAFYPEGGGQPGDRGRLLQGATELHVIDTRRQEGQVRHIIEGSRPLSASTTVRGVVDWSWRYECMRYHTAQHVLSRFMQVEHGLETVGNQIRPGESRADFSPINDIPDTLKSQIEASVNEILSRGLPVRIQFMPRAEAVSYLQEHGYQSRYLEMVPAHVREFRIVTIGDWDASSCAGTHVANTSEIGRMRLGKTKNVGAGKQRIYFTLST, translated from the coding sequence GTGACCGAGCTCCTGCACATGAAGGACAACTATCTGCGCGAGTTTGATGCGACAGTACTGGAGTCCACTCCATCGTACATTGTGCTCGACCGTACTGCCTTCTATCCTGAGGGCGGTGGTCAGCCTGGTGACCGGGGCCGGCTGTTGCAGGGCGCAACTGAGCTACATGTCATAGACACCAGACGCCAAGAAGGCCAAGTCCGTCATATCATTGAGGGCTCCAGACCCCTGTCTGCCTCAACGACTGTACGAGGTGTGGTGGACTGGTCATGGCGATATGAATGCATGAGATATCACACGGCTCAGCATGTGCTGTCAAGGTTCATGCAGGTTGAGCATGGCCTCGAAACAGTCGGCAATCAGATAAGGCCGGGAGAGAGCCGGGCGGACTTCTCTCCAATCAACGACATTCCTGACACACTGAAGTCACAGATAGAAGCCAGCGTCAACGAGATACTGTCAAGGGGTCTTCCAGTCCGGATTCAGTTCATGCCGCGCGCGGAAGCCGTGTCTTATCTGCAAGAGCATGGGTACCAGTCGCGCTACCTTGAGATGGTCCCTGCACATGTACGTGAATTCCGGATAGTGACAATAGGTGACTGGGATGCTTCATCATGTGCAGGTACTCATGTGGCCAACACCTCCGAGATTGGCAGGATGCGACTTGGCAAGACGAAGAACGTGGGTGCTGGAAAACAACGAATCTACTTCACACTCAGCACATGA
- the larB gene encoding nickel pincer cofactor biosynthesis protein LarB translates to MLEDLVSGRISTEEAERLIRARDAERLGEFAVLDLQRQERTGVPEVILAEWKDESHLVSIAETVVKRNGFALLTRVSRSKRDRILEELSHLRYEVSGSGDHLTMLLHSSDWSPPQRAGRIAVMTAGTSDKPYADEVKATAEVMGVEVVTFRDVGVAGIHRLLEPLATIAKMDVDALVVLAGMEGALPTVVASLVDLPVIGLPVPTGYGLGGKGKTALASMLQSCVPGLAVVNIGNGVGAGALAALIAKRCARYRKREDQSQTSQC, encoded by the coding sequence ATACTCGAAGACCTGGTTTCGGGTAGAATATCCACAGAGGAGGCAGAAAGGCTCATTCGTGCCAGAGATGCGGAGAGACTCGGTGAGTTCGCTGTGCTCGACTTGCAAAGGCAAGAACGCACCGGTGTCCCGGAAGTCATCTTAGCTGAGTGGAAGGACGAGAGTCATCTGGTGAGTATTGCTGAAACAGTGGTCAAGAGGAATGGTTTCGCACTGCTGACAAGGGTCAGTAGGTCCAAGCGTGACAGGATTCTGGAGGAACTTAGTCATCTGAGATACGAGGTTTCAGGCTCGGGAGACCATCTGACCATGCTTCTACACTCATCTGACTGGTCTCCTCCCCAGAGGGCAGGACGTATCGCGGTCATGACAGCGGGAACGTCGGACAAGCCCTATGCAGACGAGGTGAAAGCCACCGCCGAAGTAATGGGTGTCGAGGTCGTCACATTTCGCGATGTCGGAGTAGCGGGGATTCACAGACTGCTTGAGCCACTGGCGACCATTGCGAAGATGGATGTGGATGCACTGGTGGTCTTGGCTGGCATGGAGGGTGCACTTCCTACCGTTGTGGCGTCATTGGTCGACTTGCCGGTCATAGGGCTCCCTGTACCCACAGGTTACGGTCTTGGAGGCAAAGGAAAGACTGCACTGGCGTCCATGCTTCAGTCGTGCGTGCCGGGCCTTGCGGTAGTCAATATTGGCAACGGCGTCGGAGCTGGCGCATTGGCCGCACTCATCGCCAAGAGATGTGCACGGTACAGGAAACGAGAGGACCAGTCACAGACTAGTCAGTGTTGA
- a CDS encoding M20 family metallopeptidase, with amino-acid sequence MTDEKRMLGLLRDLIATNSESPPGGEADVAKVLRDHLESYGISCVAVGPSARPNLIFSTHEGSKGPLVLHGHMDTVPAGPRDSWAHDPFGSEIEGGRLYGRGACDMKGPLAALTETMILYSETKSHVPLLMLATSDEESGCSGAEEVAKSGLLQGVRFGVCAEPTGLDVLVGEKGMLWTRLTARGRAAHGSRPEDGVNAIRLCAEAISALDTDYYYELDDLMGAPTFSVGMIRGGLKINIVPDHCEALLDMRTVRGQDLESVMEEMRTKLEAAGLADRVKVEYMHGKPAVVTPIESEIVTASLESVQRVTGRTPHPRASTFGTDCSVLQPKIGITNVICGPGRIEQAHQPDEFIELSELPLAVDVYLDIARHFNTD; translated from the coding sequence ATGACCGATGAGAAACGGATGCTTGGACTTCTGAGAGATCTCATTGCTACAAACTCAGAGAGTCCCCCCGGTGGAGAGGCAGACGTGGCGAAGGTCCTCCGAGACCACCTCGAGTCATATGGCATAAGTTGCGTAGCTGTTGGTCCCTCCGCCAGACCGAATCTCATCTTTTCGACCCATGAAGGCAGCAAAGGTCCTCTGGTGCTTCACGGGCACATGGACACTGTACCGGCAGGGCCGCGTGATAGCTGGGCGCATGACCCCTTTGGCTCGGAGATCGAGGGCGGTCGTCTCTACGGCAGAGGCGCATGCGACATGAAGGGCCCTCTTGCTGCGCTCACAGAGACCATGATACTGTATTCCGAGACCAAGAGTCATGTCCCACTGTTGATGCTTGCGACATCCGACGAAGAGAGTGGGTGTTCGGGAGCGGAAGAAGTGGCGAAGAGCGGTCTACTACAGGGAGTTCGGTTCGGTGTCTGTGCTGAACCGACGGGCTTGGATGTACTGGTAGGTGAGAAGGGAATGCTCTGGACAAGACTGACCGCAAGAGGCAGGGCTGCCCACGGCTCCAGACCAGAAGATGGTGTCAATGCAATACGGCTGTGCGCAGAAGCAATCTCCGCGCTGGACACCGACTACTACTATGAGCTTGATGACCTCATGGGTGCTCCCACTTTCAGCGTTGGTATGATAAGAGGTGGACTCAAGATCAACATTGTTCCCGACCACTGCGAAGCACTACTTGACATGCGGACTGTCAGGGGTCAGGATCTGGAGTCTGTGATGGAAGAGATGCGAACAAAGCTTGAGGCAGCTGGGCTCGCAGACCGTGTTAAGGTCGAGTACATGCACGGGAAGCCTGCAGTGGTGACCCCAATAGAATCTGAGATTGTCACCGCGAGCCTAGAGTCTGTGCAACGTGTCACTGGACGCACACCACATCCGCGTGCATCGACCTTTGGAACTGACTGCTCCGTGTTGCAACCCAAGATTGGCATTACTAATGTGATATGCGGCCCCGGGCGGATTGAGCAGGCTCACCAACCAGATGAGTTCATAGAGCTGTCAGAGCTCCCACTCGCCGTCGATGTGTACCTCGACATTGCGCGCCACTTCAACACTGACTAG
- the dapA gene encoding 4-hydroxy-tetrahydrodipicolinate synthase, translating to MSSEYRFKGVYPALVTPFDENGVNEAQYRGLIDYVIKAGATGIVPCGTTGEFTSMRFDEKVEAIRIACEAAKGRVPVMAGTGAPYTMDAIKLTHRAAEFGASAALVVSPYFIKPSTREVYEHYEKVAANSEIPIYLYNIPQVTGVMLDWRLLDGLREIDGIAGLKDSSGDMVNLTTILVRKPEDFQVLIGHDEVALPALASGCDGAILASANLFPNRYIKMQAALAQGDLKEAIIIQRSIQRTVRLIVNRGGGLAVKSALNMMGIPVGLARPPLLEGDVLTYDDMDELRASLEDLQLIPRGPVTYRMGGRSLVAEAYPKAVGIVPDEIPDLTLLHGEALAGEGLEVAHVDLVLGIKTGPIRTALEAADVISEGFHPSHIIKDLEVTTVFSPTVTITDETHRKIVYEDAQKGVVDAIKRTVTDQILPQELIPDIAVSVNVFVHPKAINRKRVHLNNFRATRFALRRAIECRQSMQEIVARRDSARHPFAYDP from the coding sequence ATGAGCAGCGAGTATCGTTTCAAAGGTGTCTATCCAGCGCTCGTGACCCCCTTTGATGAGAACGGAGTCAACGAAGCACAGTATCGTGGTCTGATTGACTACGTGATAAAGGCTGGCGCAACCGGGATTGTTCCGTGCGGAACAACCGGGGAGTTTACCAGTATGCGTTTTGACGAGAAGGTCGAGGCCATCAGGATTGCATGCGAGGCTGCGAAAGGAAGGGTCCCGGTCATGGCTGGTACAGGTGCCCCCTATACGATGGATGCAATAAAGCTCACTCACCGGGCCGCGGAGTTTGGCGCCAGTGCTGCACTCGTCGTGTCACCATACTTCATCAAGCCCTCCACTCGAGAGGTATACGAGCACTACGAGAAGGTCGCAGCGAATAGTGAGATCCCGATATACCTCTACAACATACCGCAAGTCACGGGGGTGATGCTTGACTGGAGGCTTCTCGACGGACTTCGGGAGATTGATGGTATCGCCGGTCTAAAGGACTCAAGCGGCGACATGGTGAACCTCACTACAATCCTAGTACGCAAGCCCGAGGACTTCCAAGTCCTCATAGGCCACGATGAGGTGGCGCTTCCTGCACTTGCAAGTGGATGTGATGGAGCAATCCTAGCCAGTGCCAACCTGTTTCCCAATCGGTACATCAAGATGCAGGCGGCCTTGGCCCAAGGGGACCTCAAAGAGGCAATCATAATCCAGAGGAGCATACAGCGTACAGTACGTCTGATTGTGAACCGTGGCGGCGGGCTAGCTGTCAAGTCAGCTCTGAACATGATGGGCATTCCTGTAGGTCTTGCGCGACCCCCGCTTCTTGAGGGCGACGTCCTGACCTACGACGACATGGACGAGCTCAGAGCCAGCCTTGAAGACCTCCAGCTGATTCCCAGAGGTCCAGTGACCTACAGGATGGGCGGACGGTCTCTGGTGGCTGAAGCGTATCCAAAGGCAGTCGGGATTGTGCCGGACGAGATTCCAGATCTCACGCTCCTTCATGGCGAAGCTCTTGCCGGAGAGGGCCTTGAGGTGGCTCATGTGGATCTTGTGCTGGGTATCAAGACCGGTCCCATCCGCACGGCGCTTGAGGCTGCAGACGTCATCTCTGAGGGCTTCCACCCGTCTCACATAATCAAGGACTTGGAAGTCACTACAGTATTCTCTCCGACAGTGACCATCACCGACGAGACGCACAGGAAGATTGTGTACGAGGATGCACAGAAGGGCGTTGTTGATGCAATAAAGAGGACTGTGACAGACCAGATATTGCCGCAAGAGTTGATCCCTGACATCGCGGTGTCTGTGAACGTATTCGTGCACCCGAAGGCAATCAACAGGAAACGTGTCCACCTCAACAACTTCCGGGCAACCAGGTTCGCCCTTCGAAGAGCAATCGAGTGTCGGCAGTCGATGCAAGAGATTGTTGCACGCAGGGATTCTGCCCGCCATCCATTCGCGTATGACCCCTAG
- the dapA gene encoding 4-hydroxy-tetrahydrodipicolinate synthase has translation MTKRFEPSGVMPALVTPFTKDGDLIEEGFKQVIDYTISKGATGVVPAGTTGEFVYMRTEERKRLLKLCVEFTDGRVPVIAGTGQNSTQATIALTKYAADVGCDAALVVSPYYLRPTDKGYYEHYEAVARRGDLPVILYNIPQCTLGVLSSSLVEDLAELDNIVGIKDSSGSIPHVLELIQKVGNKIPVLIGHDECFLSAISAGAKAAILASANVIPHIWLKIMEHVKAGKMKEAASLQHSVQTLSRIITRNGGAPPVKAALRMMGIKAGKSRLPLDTGGTLTPELRDEIGVELEKLGLVEKMKSTPLDKALDIMKLMPTLGVEFSATQGVSYGKGVSNAVSVSIAVGPKDSSLGLAFVRLLARPKIGHEALTVILEPNLAVRPSSIMVPARPIASMRQASLFYGPVQSGAAKAVADHLARGLIPAQDVEHKVIVMAIDVDLNMRDRRMLTASAREAVSLALSQVWR, from the coding sequence ATGACCAAGAGATTCGAGCCATCAGGGGTAATGCCCGCTCTAGTCACACCGTTCACGAAAGACGGCGACTTGATTGAAGAAGGCTTCAAGCAGGTAATTGACTACACGATAAGCAAGGGAGCAACCGGAGTGGTCCCGGCCGGTACGACCGGAGAGTTCGTCTACATGCGTACTGAGGAGCGCAAGCGCCTCCTGAAACTCTGTGTGGAGTTCACTGACGGTCGAGTCCCCGTGATTGCTGGAACGGGCCAGAACAGCACTCAGGCCACGATTGCCCTGACAAAGTACGCGGCCGACGTCGGATGTGACGCCGCACTTGTGGTATCGCCCTACTATCTTAGACCCACGGACAAAGGCTATTATGAACACTACGAGGCCGTAGCAAGAAGGGGCGACCTGCCTGTCATACTTTACAACATTCCTCAATGTACGCTTGGCGTCCTCAGTTCATCACTGGTCGAGGACCTTGCAGAGCTGGACAACATCGTGGGAATCAAGGACAGCAGCGGCAGCATCCCGCACGTATTGGAACTCATTCAGAAGGTTGGCAACAAGATCCCCGTGCTAATTGGTCATGATGAGTGTTTCCTGTCTGCTATCTCTGCAGGGGCAAAGGCAGCCATTCTCGCGTCTGCGAACGTCATTCCCCACATATGGCTGAAGATAATGGAGCATGTCAAGGCCGGCAAGATGAAAGAGGCTGCCAGCCTTCAGCACTCTGTGCAGACTCTGAGCAGAATCATAACCCGGAATGGAGGCGCTCCTCCTGTGAAGGCTGCACTGAGAATGATGGGCATCAAGGCGGGGAAGTCGCGCCTTCCTCTCGACACCGGCGGCACTCTGACTCCTGAGCTGCGCGATGAGATTGGAGTTGAGCTGGAGAAGCTGGGACTTGTCGAGAAGATGAAGAGCACCCCTCTGGACAAGGCTCTTGACATCATGAAGCTGATGCCGACTCTGGGGGTTGAGTTCTCTGCTACCCAAGGCGTGTCCTATGGTAAGGGCGTTTCCAATGCGGTTTCTGTTTCCATCGCCGTGGGGCCGAAGGACAGCAGTCTGGGACTGGCCTTTGTGAGGCTACTGGCCCGGCCCAAGATTGGTCATGAGGCTCTGACTGTGATTCTGGAGCCCAATCTTGCAGTGCGTCCGAGCAGCATAATGGTTCCTGCAAGACCGATAGCATCAATGCGGCAGGCCTCCTTGTTCTACGGTCCTGTGCAGTCTGGTGCTGCCAAGGCCGTGGCCGACCATCTCGCGCGGGGACTCATTCCTGCTCAGGATGTTGAACACAAGGTCATCGTAATGGCAATCGACGTGGATTTGAACATGCGAGATCGTCGGATGCTTACCGCATCCGCACGGGAAGCAGTGTCATTGGCACTGTCCCAGGTCTGGAGGTGA
- a CDS encoding divalent-cation tolerance protein CutA, with translation MEEYVIAITTCTESEADRLANALIQSRTCACVNAIRGVTSTYYWRGALQCEKECILVMKTRRELTDRLYRTLKDNHSYEIPEFIVIGIQQGSPEYLAWLSESTLHH, from the coding sequence ATGGAAGAATATGTCATAGCAATCACCACCTGTACGGAGTCAGAGGCCGATCGTCTTGCAAATGCGCTCATCCAAAGTCGTACATGTGCGTGTGTCAATGCCATAAGGGGAGTGACTAGCACCTACTACTGGAGAGGTGCGCTTCAGTGTGAGAAGGAGTGCATATTGGTCATGAAGACGAGGCGTGAGCTCACGGACAGGCTATATCGCACGTTGAAGGACAACCACTCCTACGAGATTCCCGAGTTCATCGTCATTGGCATCCAGCAGGGCTCCCCGGAATACCTTGCTTGGCTCTCCGAGAGCACTCTCCATCACTAG